Within Myxococcaceae bacterium JPH2, the genomic segment AGCGACAGGTGCGTCCGGCTCGCGTTGTAGTAGCGCTGGCACTCGCGCAGCAGGCGCCGTGCGTGGGCTTCGTTCAGGACGACGACAAGGTCCAGCAGTTCCCGACGAATTGAGCCAATGACTCTCTCCGCATAAGGATTCCGGTGAGCGTCAAGG encodes:
- a CDS encoding transposase, producing the protein LDAHRNPYAERVIGSIRRELLDLVVVLNEAHARRLLRECQRYYNASRTHLSLGKDAPETREVQGPEHGAKVIELRDVFGLHHRYERRAA